In the genome of Bradyrhizobium sp. CIAT3101, one region contains:
- a CDS encoding OmpA family protein: protein MRATGHFTAGIGFVLGLALLAGAAGAQTAPTRDDIVGKLNHFEEAPEVDLPALKQQVMERAKARIKNDPGPVNRPLIAPDLAKLPAFNAQIQFDADTPIIQPDSYQTVGRIADALVHASLLPYTFLIVGHVESNQKTREANAILSQRRADAIRDVLVNTFKISTKRLQPIGLGEEQFLDRAKPTSAVNGQLQILTFAKVPEEAPVHPAAAPAPAAKKPAKKH, encoded by the coding sequence ATGCGGGCAACCGGGCACTTCACCGCCGGAATCGGTTTCGTGTTGGGTCTCGCTCTGCTCGCGGGCGCAGCGGGCGCGCAGACGGCGCCGACCCGCGACGACATCGTTGGCAAGCTCAATCATTTCGAGGAAGCCCCCGAAGTCGATCTCCCCGCGCTGAAGCAGCAGGTGATGGAGCGGGCCAAGGCCAGGATCAAGAACGATCCAGGTCCGGTGAACCGGCCTCTGATCGCGCCGGATCTCGCCAAGCTGCCCGCCTTCAACGCCCAGATCCAGTTCGACGCCGACACGCCGATCATCCAGCCGGACTCCTACCAGACCGTCGGCCGGATCGCCGACGCGCTGGTTCACGCCTCTCTGCTGCCCTACACCTTCCTGATCGTCGGCCATGTCGAGTCCAATCAGAAGACGCGGGAAGCCAACGCGATCCTGAGCCAGCGCCGGGCGGATGCGATCCGTGATGTACTGGTGAACACCTTCAAGATCTCGACCAAGCGGCTGCAGCCGATCGGCCTCGGCGAGGAGCAGTTCCTCGACCGCGCCAAGCCGACCTCGGCCGTCAACGGCCAGTTGCAAATTCTGACCTTTGCCAAAGTGCCCGAAGAAGCGCCTGTGCATCCCGCAGCAGCCCCTGCGCCTGCGGCGAAAAAGCCCGCCAAGAAGCATTGA
- a CDS encoding type II toxin-antitoxin system HicB family antitoxin: MPHYVAIIEDAGPDDVSLWFPDLPGCISGGDDADEALENAPEAIAFYAQELTEDGRELPPPRTLDELKADPEFADDIRKHTAVLIEFPPSDDAEE, from the coding sequence ATGCCTCACTACGTCGCCATCATCGAAGACGCGGGCCCGGATGACGTCAGCCTGTGGTTTCCGGACCTGCCCGGCTGCATCTCCGGCGGCGACGACGCCGACGAGGCCCTGGAGAATGCGCCCGAGGCGATCGCATTCTACGCGCAGGAGCTGACCGAGGACGGCCGCGAGCTTCCCCCGCCCAGGACATTGGACGAACTCAAGGCCGATCCCGAATTTGCCGACGACATCCGGAAACACACGGCCGTCCTGATCGAATTTCCTCCCAGCGACGACGCCGAGGAGTGA